The following coding sequences lie in one Psychrilyobacter atlanticus DSM 19335 genomic window:
- a CDS encoding thermonuclease family protein → MKKILLIFLMFGTLVFGETLVGKVIKVYDGDTITILVDGEKEKIRFYGVDAPEIKQSYGIESRDFIRSKIMNKEVTVKVINTDRYGRKIGKIYYKNGKYLNLESVKGGHSWWYEYYAKNEHDLKLAQEQAKRSKKGLWRDKNPINPYKWRKKN, encoded by the coding sequence ATGAAAAAAATATTGTTAATTTTTTTAATGTTTGGAACTCTGGTATTTGGAGAAACACTGGTAGGGAAAGTAATTAAAGTTTATGATGGGGACACTATTACTATCCTGGTGGATGGAGAAAAAGAAAAAATTCGATTTTATGGCGTGGATGCTCCAGAGATAAAACAAAGTTATGGTATTGAATCCAGGGATTTTATTAGAAGTAAAATTATGAATAAAGAAGTAACAGTAAAAGTAATAAATACTGACAGATATGGTAGAAAGATAGGAAAAATATATTATAAAAATGGAAAGTATCTCAATCTTGAAAGTGTGAAAGGTGGTCACTCATGGTGGTATGAATACTATGCCAAGAATGAACATGACTTGAAATTAGCACAAGAACAGGCTAAAAGATCAAAGAAAGGTTTGTGGAGGGATAAGAACCCTATAAATCCATATAAATGGAGGAAGAAAAATTAA
- a CDS encoding deoxynucleoside kinase: protein MSVIIAFSGIDGSGKSTYIKYIKDSLEKKNISVKAYNPMKSGRYNRSLKEGSNCKSNDDLYSNFDKSLISITYALDLVEFMNSIKELKTDVVLIHRHSLCCNTCAELFFKPPKLFKQILGLLEEPNLLVHLDVDVEIALERIKSRGEKRSVKESKNNLNFCRERYKSSLEKKKGNYFFFNTNLDISYNKEKLILLESKIRDILKTNM from the coding sequence ATGAGTGTTATTATCGCCTTTTCTGGTATAGATGGTTCAGGGAAAAGTACATATATAAAATACATAAAAGATTCTTTAGAAAAGAAAAATATTAGTGTAAAAGCTTATAATCCTATGAAATCAGGTAGATATAATAGAAGTTTAAAAGAAGGTAGTAATTGTAAAAGTAACGATGATTTGTATTCAAATTTTGATAAATCTTTAATTAGTATTACATATGCTTTGGATTTAGTTGAATTTATGAATAGTATAAAAGAGTTGAAAACAGATGTAGTTCTAATCCATAGACATTCTTTATGTTGTAATACCTGTGCAGAACTTTTTTTTAAACCTCCTAAGTTATTTAAACAAATATTAGGATTACTTGAAGAACCAAACTTATTAGTACATTTAGATGTAGATGTAGAAATTGCATTAGAAAGAATTAAAAGTAGAGGAGAGAAAAGAAGTGTAAAAGAGAGTAAAAATAATTTAAACTTTTGTCGAGAAAGGTATAAAAGTAGTTTAGAAAAGAAAAAAGGAAATTATTTCTTTTTTAATACTAATTTAGATATTAGTTATAATAAAGAAAAATTAATTCTTTTAGAATCTAAAATAAGAGATATACTTAAAACTAATATGTAA
- a CDS encoding DUF2628 domain-containing protein, with amino-acid sequence MDIYAGFITAAAITFWIWFPLVISILCMVILGGVIYKKSLKSRVNLEEMSDYRKIEKRMITEKSIFQTKGKKTYFFTDEDRNFLEENLEEMSKRIGEKSEYYIKSFYGNKNKYNIGSAIGGVFWLGYRGMFKELFITFSLIGVSDYIIFNLGIELSLGIPIAAILGSLGNYMYFKSLQRRIKNNKGEVHWGWGISLTIFLMIFYVYFTTILYNTI; translated from the coding sequence ATGGATATTTATGCAGGATTTATAACAGCAGCAGCAATAACGTTTTGGATATGGTTTCCTTTGGTAATTTCAATTCTTTGTATGGTTATCTTGGGTGGAGTAATTTATAAAAAGTCTCTTAAAAGTCGTGTGAATCTAGAAGAAATGTCTGATTATAGAAAGATAGAAAAAAGAATGATTACAGAAAAATCGATTTTTCAAACGAAAGGAAAAAAAACATATTTCTTTACGGATGAGGATAGAAATTTTTTAGAAGAAAATTTAGAAGAAATGTCCAAAAGAATAGGTGAAAAGAGTGAATATTATATAAAAAGTTTTTATGGTAATAAGAATAAGTATAATATCGGAAGTGCGATTGGAGGAGTTTTTTGGTTGGGATATAGAGGGATGTTTAAAGAATTATTTATTACTTTCTCTCTCATCGGAGTATCAGACTATATAATTTTTAATCTAGGTATTGAATTAAGCCTAGGTATTCCTATTGCAGCTATATTGGGTTCGCTTGGAAATTATATGTATTTTAAATCACTCCAAAGAAGAATAAAGAATAATAAAGGAGAGGTACACTGGGGATGGGGGATTTCTTTGACAATATTTTTAATGATCTTTTATGTATATTTTACTACTATATTGTATAATACAATTTAA
- a CDS encoding NUDIX hydrolase N-terminal domain-containing protein — MGNKKNHILDYIIELQFIAQGGLTYSKDPFDIERFERIRQITAEILSEKTDKSLEFVKEVFCNETGFQTPKLDCRAAIFKEDKILLIQEKNGTWSLPGGWVDVNQSIKTNTIKEVKEEAGLDVVAEKLIAILDRNLHNTPKYIYGIAKSFMLCKTIGGSFKENIETIQSNYFKIDELPKLAVEKNTESQIKMCFDAYYDENWETICD, encoded by the coding sequence ATGGGAAATAAAAAAAATCATATTTTAGATTATATTATTGAATTGCAGTTTATAGCACAAGGAGGATTAACTTACTCTAAAGACCCTTTTGATATAGAGCGTTTTGAAAGGATTCGTCAAATAACGGCAGAGATCCTTAGTGAAAAAACAGATAAATCTCTAGAATTTGTAAAAGAAGTCTTTTGTAATGAAACAGGCTTTCAAACACCAAAACTAGATTGTAGAGCAGCTATATTTAAAGAAGATAAAATACTTCTTATACAGGAAAAGAATGGCACTTGGTCTTTACCTGGAGGATGGGTAGATGTAAATCAGTCTATAAAAACAAATACTATAAAAGAAGTAAAAGAAGAGGCTGGTTTAGATGTAGTAGCTGAAAAATTAATAGCTATCTTAGATAGGAATCTACACAATACTCCTAAATATATCTATGGGATTGCTAAATCTTTTATGCTATGTAAGACAATAGGCGGAAGTTTTAAAGAAAATATAGAAACTATCCAAAGTAATTATTTTAAAATAGATGAACTCCCAAAACTAGCTGTAGAGAAAAACACTGAGTCTCAAATTAAAATGTGCTTTGATGCTTATTATGATGAAAACTGGGAAACTATTTGTGATTGA
- a CDS encoding HAD family hydrolase, which yields MFEMVVFDIDGTLTTDRNNIPIRTIKTIKALKKKGKKVVLATGRSEVDLKYILEKTGIDSFIANNGNLIKIKGETIYANHYTKKEVELIKKICKKSNFYFGLGCNSGIFIPQFKKVYKEYFHEMLNNSKIIFTLPNTTKIESIIIFAEGNIKNCFEKLNFDLIPWGERNFDLVRKNNSKAIAIDTIAKTYNIPPLKIACFGDGINDIEMIKYAGLGVAMGNAVEELKIVADYVTNSVDNDGIYNACKKHNIF from the coding sequence ATGTTTGAGATGGTTGTGTTTGATATAGATGGTACATTAACAACTGACAGAAATAATATACCAATTAGAACTATAAAGACGATTAAAGCACTAAAAAAGAAAGGAAAAAAAGTTGTTTTAGCCACAGGTCGTTCGGAAGTAGATCTAAAGTATATCTTAGAAAAAACAGGGATAGATAGCTTTATTGCAAATAATGGTAATTTAATAAAAATAAAAGGGGAAACTATTTATGCAAATCATTATACAAAAAAAGAAGTTGAGTTGATCAAAAAGATCTGTAAAAAATCTAATTTTTATTTTGGATTAGGCTGTAATTCTGGGATTTTTATACCTCAATTTAAAAAAGTATATAAAGAATATTTTCATGAAATGCTTAATAACAGTAAAATAATTTTTACTTTACCCAATACAACTAAAATTGAATCTATAATTATATTTGCTGAAGGTAATATAAAAAACTGTTTTGAAAAATTAAATTTTGATTTAATACCTTGGGGGGAGCGAAATTTTGATTTAGTAAGAAAAAATAATTCAAAAGCCATAGCCATTGATACAATCGCAAAAACATATAATATCCCTCCCCTAAAAATTGCGTGCTTCGGTGATGGTATAAATGATATAGAAATGATTAAATATGCGGGATTAGGAGTTGCGATGGGAAATGCTGTAGAAGAATTAAAAATTGTAGCAGATTATGTAACAAATTCTGTTGATAATGATGGTATTTATAATGCATGTAAAAAACATAATATATTTTAA
- a CDS encoding DUF4234 domain-containing protein: MLKKRSIGMCIVLSVITLGIYSLFWMVGLANDFASKNNEPAQGGKLILLTIITFGIYFLIWNYKMGDSIEKSGGTNEGTIYLVLSIFSLSIVSLALMQIQENKLCELKSLQS, translated from the coding sequence ATGTTAAAAAAAAGAAGTATTGGGATGTGCATAGTTTTAAGTGTTATTACTCTAGGAATTTATTCTTTGTTTTGGATGGTAGGATTAGCTAATGATTTTGCAAGTAAGAATAATGAACCTGCTCAAGGAGGTAAATTGATTTTATTAACAATAATAACTTTTGGGATTTATTTTTTAATTTGGAATTATAAAATGGGAGATTCTATTGAAAAATCAGGAGGAACAAATGAGGGAACAATTTATTTAGTTTTATCCATTTTTAGTTTAAGTATTGTTTCGCTAGCGTTAATGCAAATACAAGAAAATAAATTATGTGAATTAAAAAGTCTTCAAAGTTAA
- a CDS encoding GGDEF domain-containing protein, which produces MDLTKLVEKNGKVLTELLDLLPVPVFYKNKEGIYLGCNKEFEKILNLSREDILGKTSFELYPKQLADCHFQKDNELFKQPGLQIYDGTLILRNGESSIFRYHKASFTNEDGKIMGLIGVAFNIKQEKTLEKFANYDCLTGLLNRRIGLELLNKSINECKNKTSFLSVVLMDIDYFKQINDTYGHNFGDQVLKKISQILKDNLRENDIIFRYGGEEFIYVLPNTSKEKAFFISERIRKNIFTIFSDYDLKIQKGISASFGISLFPNNGTTINQLINKADSAMYKIKKNGRNGVGVAIE; this is translated from the coding sequence ATGGATTTAACAAAACTTGTCGAGAAGAACGGAAAAGTATTAACAGAGTTATTGGATCTTCTTCCAGTTCCTGTTTTTTATAAAAATAAAGAGGGGATCTACTTAGGTTGTAATAAGGAATTTGAAAAAATATTAAATCTTTCAAGAGAAGATATTTTAGGGAAAACAAGTTTTGAACTATATCCTAAACAATTAGCAGATTGTCATTTCCAAAAAGATAATGAGTTATTTAAACAGCCAGGTCTTCAAATTTATGATGGGACACTTATATTGCGTAATGGAGAATCATCTATTTTTCGTTATCATAAAGCGAGTTTTACAAATGAAGATGGTAAAATTATGGGGCTTATAGGTGTTGCATTTAATATTAAACAGGAAAAAACTTTGGAAAAATTTGCTAACTATGATTGCCTTACTGGATTACTTAATCGACGCATAGGGTTAGAACTATTAAATAAGTCTATTAATGAATGTAAAAATAAAACAAGTTTTCTATCTGTTGTTTTAATGGATATAGATTACTTCAAACAAATTAACGATACTTATGGACACAACTTCGGAGATCAAGTTCTTAAAAAAATTTCTCAGATATTAAAAGATAACTTAAGAGAAAATGACATTATTTTTAGGTATGGAGGAGAAGAATTTATATATGTACTTCCTAATACCAGTAAAGAGAAAGCTTTTTTTATATCGGAAAGGATACGAAAGAATATATTTACAATTTTTAGTGATTATGACCTAAAAATCCAGAAAGGTATTTCGGCAAGTTTTGGAATATCATTGTTTCCAAATAATGGAACTACTATCAATCAGTTGATTAACAAAGCGGATAGTGCTATGTATAAAATAAAAAAAAATGGACGTAATGGAGTAGGGGTTGCAATTGAATAA
- a CDS encoding B12-binding domain-containing radical SAM protein, with translation MHASRGCPYSCYFCGSLNKNHRYRSPENILKELNVLKQKYKIDGFVINDENFIINEKKVLEICKEVKKLNMPWSALSRVNTINEKIIKHLKKSNCIELKFGLETGSNKMMKYMNKNTTCEQAEKALSLCNKYGIKAKIFLIHGFPGENIDTTTETINFLKKNRKFINRITLFQWTPLPGSYVYNNPSKFGIDPKMLTFENAVIYGENQGFFLKDKINKEINESYLILNDFIKNSFN, from the coding sequence ATACATGCAAGTAGAGGATGCCCTTATTCATGTTATTTTTGTGGTTCTTTAAATAAAAATCATCGGTATAGAAGTCCTGAAAATATTTTAAAAGAATTAAATGTGTTAAAACAAAAATATAAAATTGATGGATTTGTTATTAATGACGAAAATTTTATTATAAATGAAAAAAAAGTTTTAGAAATATGTAAAGAAGTAAAAAAATTAAACATGCCTTGGTCGGCCCTGTCTAGAGTTAATACTATTAATGAAAAAATTATTAAACATTTAAAAAAATCTAATTGTATTGAACTTAAATTTGGGCTTGAAACAGGTAGTAATAAAATGATGAAATATATGAATAAGAATACAACGTGTGAGCAAGCTGAGAAAGCTTTAAGTTTATGCAATAAATACGGCATTAAAGCAAAAATTTTTTTAATTCACGGTTTTCCAGGTGAAAATATAGATACGACAACTGAAACAATAAATTTTTTAAAAAAGAATAGAAAATTTATTAATAGAATTACACTATTTCAGTGGACTCCCCTTCCAGGCTCATACGTATATAATAATCCATCTAAATTTGGGATAGATCCTAAAATGCTTACATTTGAGAATGCGGTTATATATGGTGAAAACCAAGGTTTTTTTTTAAAAGATAAAATTAATAAAGAGATTAATGAATCTTATTTAATTTTAAATGATTTTATAAAAAATTCTTTTAATTAA